The genomic window ACCGCCCTGGTGGCCATCTGGACCCGCGCGGGCCTGGAACGGGTCGTGGGGCCGGGCACCGGCCTGGACGAACAGGGAGTGGCGCGCAAACGGCAGGTGGTGGCTGCGGCCTTACAACGGCACCAGCCCCGGCCGGACGACCCCATCGGCGCTCTCGAAGCGGTGGGAGGCCTGGAAATTGCCGCCATCGTCGGCGGCCTCGTCGAGGCTGCTTCGCAGGCCCTTCCCGTGGTGCTGGACGGGTTCATCGTGACGGCGGCCGCGCTGGTGGCCTCGTCCCTGGTGCCGCAGGCCCGAGCGTACTGGATCGCAGGTCACTGCTCCGGCGAGCCGGGCCACCGGATCGCGCTGGACCACCTCGGGCTCCGCCCGCTTTTGGACCTGGGCATGCGGCTCGGTGAAGGCACGGGCGCGGTGCTGGCCTTTCCTATCGTGGAAGCGGCCGCCCGTTTGTGTGGGGAGATGGCCACCTTCGAGGAGGCCGGGGTGTCCGGGCGCCTGTGAAGCTCAGGCAGGGTTTTCACGGACCTTTGGAGCGTCCGTGGGCCACTTTTGCCTTTTTGACCGTACTGCCGGGGCCCGACGCCCGAGGCCGGCGGGAGCAGGGGTACGTGGTGAGGCCCGGTATCGGCTACTTCCCGCTGGTGGGGCTGCTGGTCGGGGTACTGCAGTCGGGCGCCTGGTGGGCCGTCTCCCGTGGCTTTGGCCCGGAACTGGCCGCGGCCGCGGCGATAGGGACAGGCCTCCTGGCGACCCGGGGGCTTCACTGGGACGGATGGCTGGACAGCTGCGACGCGCTGTTTGGCGGCCACGACCGTCAGAGGCGCCTGGAGATCCTTCGCGACAGCCATGCAGGTGCCTTCGCCGTGGTGGGGGCGGTCTGGACGATGCTGGTTCAGTGGGTGGCC from Bacillota bacterium includes these protein-coding regions:
- a CDS encoding adenosylcobinamide-GDP ribazoletransferase, whose product is MERPWATFAFLTVLPGPDARGRREQGYVVRPGIGYFPLVGLLVGVLQSGAWWAVSRGFGPELAAAAAIGTGLLATRGLHWDGWLDSCDALFGGHDRQRRLEILRDSHAGAFAVVGAVWTMLVQWVALSYNPSPPAALLLAATASRWAMAVAVVAFPAARAEGLAAWIKREARWVHAGAASLVAAGAAAALAGTFGLVSLAAAGLVGMAFGWWACRLLGGLTGDQYGAVQVLAETSTLLLLASRGR